In Streptomyces canus, the following proteins share a genomic window:
- a CDS encoding DUF5999 family protein has translation MCQHTPACPTADSADAEAALVVAAHPEQGWSLLCNGVLLFDDTGDLLPDGRAIAPHRPTPVLALV, from the coding sequence CTGTGCCAGCACACCCCGGCCTGCCCGACCGCCGACAGCGCGGACGCGGAAGCCGCCCTGGTGGTGGCCGCCCACCCGGAACAGGGCTGGTCGTTGCTGTGCAACGGCGTCCTGCTCTTCGACGACACCGGCGATCTGCTGCCCGACGGCCGCGCCATCGCCCCGCACCGGCCCACCCCCGTGCTCGCCCTCGTGTGA